In the genome of Columba livia isolate bColLiv1 breed racing homer chromosome 1, bColLiv1.pat.W.v2, whole genome shotgun sequence, the window ATGTGGCCGACTGCGGTGCTGAGGCCCTGGCCAGGTAGGTCCAGATCCCAGGAACTTGCTCAGCTGCACCCTGGAGAAAGAAACCACTCCGATCATGGGAGCATTAACATATCTGTGTTGCTTGTGTCCCTCCATCTCTCCCCAGGCTGCTGATCGTCTACCCCTGGACCCAGAggttcttctcttcctttgggAACCTCTCCAGCGCCACCGCCATCAGCGGCAACCCCAATGTCCGCGCCCATGGCAAGAAAGTGCTCACCTCCTTCGGGGATGCTGTGAAGAACCTGGACAACATCAAGGGCACCTTCGCCCAGCTGTCCGAGCTGCACTGCGACAAGCTGCACGTGGACCCCGAGAACTTCAGGGTAAGACATGCTCCTGACCGGGGGACCCCCCTCCACACCACATCTTTGTGGGAAGTTTCTCCCCAACCCCAAGCCCCCCATGTGAGGGTCACCCTAGATGTGCAGGATGATGGTTGGGGTGAGGGGGAGATGcaggagagagacagagagggaagGGACCAACCTGCAGCTTGGTGAGAAAGCACTGAAGGGGCTGAGTGGTGAAGGTGGTGGAGGGGCTGTCTGGAAGGCACACGGGAGTGGGGAAGGCAGCCAGGAGGTGGTTTCAGTGCAGAAATAGAGGGGGAGAGTAAAGCAGAAGCGGTTCTTGGGCAGGAAGAGGTTTGAGccaaggggaaagcaaaggagcAAGAGTGAAGCGGAAGAGGATCTGCAGGTTTCTGGGCTTTGCTAACCCAAGGGTGCTCttgtccccccagctcctgggTGACATCCTGGTCATCGTCCTGGCCGCCCACTTCGGCAAGGATTTCACTCCCGAGTGCCAGGCTGCCTGGCAAAAGCTGGTCCGCGTGGTGGCCCACGCTCTGGCCCGCAAGTACCACTAAAGCGTCAGCAGGAAAACCCCAGCAGCGTCTCCAGCTGCGTGTCACGCACCGTCTGACATGTCGCTCTGGAGCTCACAGCTCGTAACAGCCAAATAAAGATCATCCTGTGAAATCCCCACTGAGTCCATGTCTCCctgaggggctggaggggtTGGGGGGACCTGGGGCGCCCGCGCGGGGATGGGGGCTGTAAGCTTGAGCAGGGCGAGCATTTTGCTCCCAGAAAATACCACCTGCCTCTGttatgcttgtttttttttttgcgggGGTTGTGTGGGATTTGCCTCTGGAAATCATATTTTCAGAGTACTGGGTAGATACAGCCCTGCAACCCccgtggtcacgcactggggtGTTTGCATCGAGGAACTGGGCTGTATTTTACTGTCAAACCTGCGTGTTTTAGGAAGGATAAACAAACCGAAGACTTTAATCCACCCTGGCTCATCCCTGGCACAAGGCCCACGAAGAAATTAGCTGACTCATACTGGCCAAGCAGCCAGCTGGGTGGGGGTAGGTTTTAGATAAACATTCTGCTATCAAGACCTGTCCAGACTTTGTTTATGCGCTTCTTTTCCACCCTGCACCACCCATTCTGCAACTCTGAGCGGGGGGACCGGGTGGTCCTGCTAATAGTGGTGATATCGCTAATTTTCTGGATGTGTGTTTCAATCGATGCCCTGTGCATGCAAAGCTATTCAGGCAATTAAGTGTCTGCAGAGCAGGACTCTCTCGGGTAGAGTTTGCTCTTGGCATGGGAAGCACCGTCTGCCCCGTCTGATCCGAGCATGATGCACTAAAAGCAATGGTTGGCTGAAATGCctactttttaaaggaaaaaaggagggCATTGCTTTATATCCCGGTATCTCTGACACCTGTCTGCGCTGCGTCCTGTCCCTGCTTCATCCGCATTCCTGCATCACATCTTCCTGTCCCTGACCACTGGAGGTTATTGAAAGCCCTTTGTGGCCCGTAAATCCACTTTCTCACACACATTTCTCAGAGGAAGAggcacctttttttttggtgttaagGCAGACACTGAGAAGATAACTCCTGGTAAGACCCAAAGTGCTTTTGCAGGGAGTCTGGGCAGGCACGGAGTGCAGGCTCGTGGTCAGGTCACCAAAAAACCAGATTCTTACATGATTTTTCATAGGTTTCTTGGCAGATATTTGTAGACCTTAATATGAGTGTGGTTGTTCATAGACTGAATTATTTGAACAAGCAGGTCTCCTCCTGCAGACAAGCTGTCTGGGGTAGAAATGGTCCAAGCAGACCGCAGACCCAAGGTCAGTGCAGCAGAGGGTTCTGCTGCTGTTGGGGATCTGATGGGGTCCCCCTCCCCAGGAACAGGGACGGGGGTCCCATTGCCGGCACTTGGCAGCACGGCAGGACGGTGATGGTTCCCCTGGCACTGCTCATGGCCttagtccctgtccccaggctcAGCTTAGCCATGGCACCctggtccctgtccccccagcaAACAGATCCTGTGGGATGTCCCCTCCCTGTGCTGCTTTGCCTGGTCCCGTATTGCTCCTGCGTGATggcagtggctgcaggaggTGACAGCCCCAGTGATGGCTGGTGCAGCGGCAGGTGACACCTTGGCCATGTCCAGTGCAGCCAGAGGTGACACTGCCAGGGATGCCCAGTGTTGCAGGAGGTGACACTTTCAGCAATTCCCAGTGCAGCAGGAGGTGACACCCCCTGTGATGCTGtcaagggttaagattgcgggggtGACAacaaaaccctggcagatgtattgttaaccccctctccccccccacacttccccctccctctccccccttttcactaaggagaggcgattgggaggaaaagaagcacagagtgaagagagttggaaaaaattaaagatgttttactaatgctactaataagaatagagaaaataatacaaaatatacaaaaccaatcttgaaagtctcagcaactgcagagtcggcacccgaagtcctggattggactctgcagccaaccggagctggattcagtctcactaggcctcagttcacagggacgactagcaaggtcctctcctaatgtcggccataagcagaagggaaaaaggaaaagcacacgagatcctcgtgatctcccacttttacatgaagtattcacgtgaatggaatgttatacacagttggtcagtttcttggtctctttcttctcgtcgcccctcatgcgagatgtccatctgtgcttatcaataagtttgcattccattgctaggtttaccaaaacatgtgtctggtgctccaggaaaatgcagttaatatgaaggccttagctgacaggcaaaattcactgaaagagaaacttgtttttagcaaaaccaggacagatgcCCAGTGCAGTGGGAGGTGACACCCCCGGCGATGCCCTGGCACCAGCAGCGCCACGGGACCTGGAGAAGCCGATACGGTGGTGCAGGATGTTGGGCGCTGGCATCAGCCCAGCAGCATTTTGCCTTCACGTCCTctccccatccatgcccccgaCAGTGCTCGACTTGATTTATCATCATGCTCCAGCATGCCAACCCGCACGCAATACATTTTCTTGAGAAGAGACAGATGTTGGCAACTCTAACAAAGATTATTCATCCCTATtccattgaaaaaaaatgtctacAACTAAAGGGGGAGATATTATCAGGTGGAAAATAttcattattctttccttctttccttccttcattcctttcttccttccttccttccttccttccttccttcctcccttccttttctttcctgctttacttccttttctttccttctttccttctttccttccttccttttctttccttctttccttccttttctttccttcctcccttcctttcttccttccttccttccttctttccttccttccttcctccttccttccttccttccttccttccttccttccttccttccttccttccttccttccttccgtccttcttcttctctctttttttctctctctctttctctctttcccctgATTTTCCCCCCATTCCTGTATTTTCAGTAGAAGGCCAATAGACACTGGGCAGGAGGTGGTCCATGGAGGAAGGCAAGGCTGATGTCTGGAGGGGAGCTTGGCCAGCTCTTCAGCTCTGCTGCATCCTGGACACGCAAACACCCCTCCACCAATCCAAGACCCAGCATCTCTGGCTTAGCCCGGGGGTGTCTTGGGGGAGCAATTCACATGAGGCCAAATCATCTCCTCCTACCAAAGGAGGATGGGTGCATTCTGAATGAACGTGGGGAAAATGTGAAATACGTCAGCCTTGTCAGGGCAGGATCAGCAGGGAAAGGCCCTGTGCTCCCCCTGGGCTGGACATCCCTGAGCTTGTGCTCCCCCTGGGCTGGACATCCCTGAGCTgagcttttgctgctttttgagCCCACGGCAGATCCTGTAGTGCCAAACCTTGTGTTCAGAGCACATTTCTCCTGCACTTTATGGATGCGGATGAAAGCAGAACTGGCATGAAACAGGTGACgagtgggttggactagatgatctccagaggtccttcccaACTCtaagcattctgtgattctgtgatcctgtttGATGCTTACTCACAGTCCAGATTACATCTGGCCGGTCCTTTTACATCAGAGGGGAAAACATTTGGGtgattttcttcctgcttcaaaagggaaaagtaaacCAAGCAGGTCAAGTTCTCTTACAGGAAAAGTACAATGGGGTTAATGCAGATTTCAGCTGCAAAATCTGAGCATCCTCTGAGAAACTCCAGCATTGCCCAGAGCTCCTGGTGGTGCGGGGGGAATGGAGTCCTGCTGCAGTGCAGGTGTCTGCACGGTTTGTTGGTGGCAAAACCTTCTGTGTTGCTCTGCCACAGGCTGCATTTTGGCTGGAATATTCATCATTTTGCTGACAGAGGCTCAGGGAAGGCCTCACCCACCTCACCGAGTCCCATGCACAAATcttgcccagggcagtggtggagtcaccatccctggagggtaggacagacggagatgaggttctcaggacatggggcagtgccgagggtggggaatggttggactcagtgatcttgagggtgtcttccaaccaaaatgattctgtggttctatgattctatggctctatgattctatgttaaACTGTGATGGACTATACGTTACATTGTGATGGACTATGGCCCTTTCTCTGTGAAGGGGCCCACATCTGGTAGGTGTGATGCAGAACTGCCTGCACAGCAGGGCCAGGATAAAGGTCTTGCACTCAGGATAACCAGAGGCCACACCCTGGCCACCCCCTTCTGCTCCCTGACCAGAGGGGACCCCCACCCCGTCCCAGCCAATGACCCCCCAGTGCGGGACGGGGAGGAGCTGCGGGCAGGGGATAAAAGCCTCCGTGGGGTCTGCAGCTCAGCTACGGCATCTGTGTCCTCCCGCAGCTCCGAGCAAACCCGCCTGCCACCATGGTGCACTGGTCAGCCGAGGAGAAGCAGCTCATCGCCAACATCTGGGGCAAGGTCAACGTGGAGGAATGCGGTGCCGAGGCCCTGGCCAGGTAGGTCCAGCTCCTGGGCACCTGCTCAGCTGCACCTTGGAGAGAGAAACCATGGCAAGTGCATCTGGGAGCATTAACGTATCTGTGTCTGCTTGCGTCCCTCCATTTCTCCCCAGGCTGCTGATCGTCTACCCCTGGACCCAGAGGTTCTTCTCTTCCTTCGGGAACCTCTCCAGCCCCACCGCCATCATCGGCAACCCCAAGGTCCGCGCCCATGGCAAGAAAGTGCTCACCTCCTTTGGGGAAGCTGTGAAGAACCTGGACAACATCAAGACGACCTTTTCCAAGCTGTCTGAGCTGCACTGCGAGAAGCTGCACGTGGACCCCGAGAACTTCAGGGTGAGTTGTGTTCGCAgtcccagccccttccctgtGTCCTGTGGGCAAAAGCAGGTTTTGCTTTGAAACTGGGGATATTGCCTCCAGCTCCAGGGGTGGCTGGTGGAGACAGAGTCCCTGTGTAGTACCCAAGTGAGGTGAGTCCTCGTGTGGGGCTGTTTGCAGGAGTGTGGGTGATTTTCACACTAGAAAGTACCATTTTTAGTACCAGCACAGCAATGGGTAGGGGAAGGTGTTGAGAGATTGTTACTTGAAGGTGATGCTGAGGATGgggacaaaagaaacaaacacagggTAAGGTGTAGCTTGGGCTGGAGGAGACTAAGCAGAGCATTTAAGGAAATCATAGGTCCTATAGCAAGATAAGCCGCTAAcctgtttgaaaacaacagagCAGGTTTCTGCCTCGCCCAGCATGGGCTGCCTGTCCAGACGGGACACTCTGTCCTCCTCCAGCACTTTGGaacaaaaatgaataattttcttgatttacatgtaaagagaaaaataaaaacccccaGCGTTTTGCAGGGTGGGTCTTAGGACAAATTACTTCAGCATCCCAAATAATGGGCAGAAATTGTTTCAAGgcttctttcctccctctttctttttctttctctctttctttctctctttctttctctctttctttctttctttctttttccttccttccttcctttccttcctttcctttcctttcctttcctttcctttcctttcctttcctttcctttcctttcctttcctttcctttcctttcctttcctttcctttcctttcctttcctttcctttcctttcctttcctttcctttccttt includes:
- the LOC102090004 gene encoding hemoglobin subunit epsilon isoform X2 — protein: MVHWSAEEKQLIANIWGKVNVEECGAEALARLLIVYPWTQRFFSSFGNLSSPTAIIGNPKVRAHGKKVLTSFGEAVKNLDNIKTTFSKLSELHCEKLHVDPENFRLLGDILIIVLASHFTKDFTPACQFAWQKLVGVVAHALARRYH
- the LOC102090541 gene encoding hemoglobin subunit beta — its product is MVHWSAEEKQLITSIWGKVNVADCGAEALARLLIVYPWTQRFFSSFGNLSSATAISGNPNVRAHGKKVLTSFGDAVKNLDNIKGTFAQLSELHCDKLHVDPENFRLLGDILVIVLAAHFGKDFTPECQAAWQKLVRVVAHALARKYH
- the LOC102090004 gene encoding hemoglobin subunit epsilon isoform X1 produces the protein MKQLRANPPATMVHWSAEEKQLIANIWGKVNVEECGAEALARLLIVYPWTQRFFSSFGNLSSPTAIIGNPKVRAHGKKVLTSFGEAVKNLDNIKTTFSKLSELHCEKLHVDPENFRLLGDILIIVLASHFTKDFTPACQFAWQKLVGVVAHALARRYH